One Microbacterium keratanolyticum DNA window includes the following coding sequences:
- a CDS encoding ABC transporter permease — protein sequence MFRQILRNSVLRRILAALGTLLGVAVFVFLMLRAIPGDQISAGLGTEAAALTPAQRAALEAYYGLDQPLFVQFFSWLGNIFTGNLGYSSRAQMSVLELTADALPVTLELAIFSIVIALVIGIPLGMLSASKPDSFRDGAGQVVGLAGLSIPAFLLGTALLAVLASSFGFNPNGQGYAYLFENPLLNLQQMLLPSFVLGFGIAAPIMRTTRTAVLEIRANDFIRTARAKGVPPRRLQLRHVLGNALVPIVTMTGLQFGYLLGGAVVVEQIFSLPGIGRQVLLGIQQKEYALVQSTVLVIALAFVIVNLLTDLLYRVIDPRVRAA from the coding sequence ATGCTCCGGGCCATCCCCGGAGACCAGATCAGTGCGGGCCTCGGCACCGAGGCGGCCGCCCTGACTCCGGCACAGCGCGCGGCGCTGGAGGCCTACTACGGTCTGGACCAGCCGCTCTTCGTGCAGTTCTTCTCGTGGCTGGGCAACATCTTCACCGGCAACCTCGGCTACTCGTCGCGGGCGCAGATGAGCGTGCTGGAGCTCACGGCCGACGCGCTCCCCGTGACATTGGAACTCGCGATCTTCTCGATCGTGATCGCGCTCGTCATCGGCATCCCGCTCGGCATGCTCTCGGCCTCGAAGCCGGACTCCTTCCGTGATGGCGCAGGGCAGGTCGTCGGACTTGCGGGCCTGTCGATCCCCGCCTTCCTTCTCGGCACCGCACTGCTCGCGGTGCTCGCCTCGTCCTTCGGCTTCAACCCGAACGGTCAGGGCTACGCCTACCTCTTCGAGAACCCGCTGCTGAACCTGCAGCAGATGCTGCTGCCGTCCTTCGTGCTCGGATTCGGCATCGCCGCTCCCATCATGCGCACCACACGCACGGCGGTCCTCGAGATCCGGGCCAACGACTTCATCCGCACCGCCCGCGCGAAGGGCGTCCCGCCGCGTCGCCTGCAGCTGCGTCACGTGCTCGGCAACGCGCTTGTCCCCATCGTCACGATGACGGGTCTGCAGTTCGGCTACCTGCTGGGTGGCGCCGTGGTGGTGGAGCAGATCTTCTCGCTCCCCGGCATCGGACGCCAGGTGCTGCTCGGCATCCAGCAGAAGGAGTACGCGCTCGTGCAGAGCACGGTGCTCGTGATCGCGCTCGCCTTCGTCATCGTCAACCTGCTCACCGACCTGCTCTACCGGGTCATCGATCCCCGGGTGCGTGCCGCATGA
- a CDS encoding ABC transporter permease: protein MTDISQTPTLAPGGGRTMERVRLLLRSRSGLAGLIIVVVLALLSLVSAFGLLPFDPLAQDPPSRLQAPNATHWFGTDQFGRDVFSRVAAGVANSALISVVAVAFATVVGTVCGLIAGFYRGFSDGAITAVTNVLFAFPPLLLALSLASVFDRNWFTIAVAIAIVYVPIFIRVTRGPVLSLREVEYVKAAKSTGQSRMATMFRHVLPNITSIIIVQVTLSLSWAVLTEASLSFLGLGTPPPAPSLGSMIFEARTLVTIAPWTMIAPGVVVVLLVVGLNLLGDGLRDSLDPRNRGKR from the coding sequence ATGACCGACATCTCGCAGACTCCCACACTGGCTCCGGGCGGCGGACGCACGATGGAGCGGGTTCGCCTGCTTCTGCGCAGCCGCAGCGGTCTGGCCGGTCTCATCATCGTCGTCGTGCTGGCGCTGCTCAGCCTCGTCTCGGCGTTCGGCCTCCTGCCGTTCGACCCGCTGGCGCAGGATCCGCCCTCGCGGCTGCAGGCCCCGAACGCGACACACTGGTTCGGCACGGATCAGTTCGGCCGCGACGTGTTCTCCCGCGTGGCCGCGGGTGTCGCCAACTCGGCGCTGATCTCGGTCGTCGCGGTCGCCTTCGCGACGGTCGTCGGAACGGTCTGCGGTCTCATCGCCGGCTTCTACCGCGGTTTCTCGGACGGTGCGATCACCGCGGTGACGAATGTGCTGTTCGCGTTCCCCCCGCTGCTGCTCGCCCTGTCGCTGGCGTCGGTGTTCGACCGCAACTGGTTCACGATCGCCGTGGCCATCGCGATCGTGTACGTGCCGATCTTCATCCGCGTCACGCGCGGTCCGGTGCTCTCGCTGCGTGAGGTCGAGTACGTCAAGGCCGCCAAGAGCACGGGGCAGAGCCGGATGGCGACGATGTTCCGCCACGTGCTGCCGAACATCACGTCGATCATCATCGTGCAGGTCACACTGTCGCTGTCGTGGGCCGTGCTGACCGAGGCATCCCTGAGCTTCCTCGGCCTCGGCACCCCGCCGCCGGCGCCGTCGCTCGGCTCGATGATCTTCGAGGCGCGCACGCTCGTGACGATCGCGCCCTGGACCATGATCGCTCCCGGCGTCGTCGTGGTGCTCCTCGTCGTCGGACTCAACCTGCTGGGCGACGGGCTGCGCGACAGCCTCGACCCGCGCAACAGGGGGAAGCGATGA
- the murQ gene encoding N-acetylmuramic acid 6-phosphate etherase, with amino-acid sequence MTVENLGALATESVDPRYARIDQMSVAELAQTMNEADATVPAAVQRALPQIVPAIEATAERMSQGGRLVYVGAGTPGRIGILDASECPPTFSTPPGLVFAIMAGGPGAIVTPVEGAEDDADAGAAAIDEAEITPLDTVIGIASSGRTPYVVAAVRRARERGALTVGLSCNTGVILSDAAEHGIEVEVGPEVLSGSTRLKSGTAQKLVLNMFSTIAMVRQGKAYGNLMVDLKATNHKLRERAIRMVQTIADVDRETAVDALERADYDVKIASIMIRRGEDLTAATIRLADADGRLRAALEES; translated from the coding sequence ATGACCGTCGAGAACCTCGGCGCGCTGGCGACGGAGTCCGTCGACCCCCGCTACGCGCGGATCGACCAGATGAGCGTCGCGGAGCTCGCACAGACGATGAACGAGGCGGATGCGACTGTCCCCGCCGCCGTGCAGCGCGCGCTGCCGCAGATCGTCCCCGCGATCGAGGCGACCGCCGAGCGGATGTCGCAGGGCGGGCGTCTCGTCTACGTCGGTGCGGGCACGCCTGGGCGGATCGGCATCCTCGACGCCTCCGAGTGCCCTCCGACGTTCAGCACGCCGCCCGGCCTGGTCTTCGCGATCATGGCGGGTGGGCCGGGTGCGATCGTCACGCCCGTCGAAGGTGCGGAGGACGACGCGGATGCTGGTGCCGCGGCGATCGACGAGGCCGAGATCACACCCTTGGATACCGTGATCGGCATCGCGTCCAGCGGCCGCACGCCCTACGTCGTCGCGGCGGTGCGCCGTGCACGTGAGCGCGGTGCACTGACGGTCGGGCTCTCGTGCAACACCGGGGTGATCCTGAGTGACGCGGCCGAGCACGGCATCGAAGTCGAGGTCGGACCGGAGGTGCTCTCCGGGTCCACCCGACTGAAGTCGGGCACCGCCCAGAAGCTGGTGCTCAACATGTTCTCGACGATCGCGATGGTGCGCCAGGGCAAGGCCTATGGCAACCTCATGGTCGATCTCAAGGCGACGAACCACAAGCTGCGTGAGCGGGCCATCCGTATGGTGCAGACGATCGCCGACGTCGATCGGGAGACCGCGGTCGACGCGCTGGAGCGCGCCGACTACGACGTCAAGATCGCATCCATCATGATCCGGCGCGGCGAGGATCTCACCGCCGCAACGATTCGACTCGCAGACGCCGACGGGCGACTGCGCGCAGCACTGGAGGAGAGCTGA
- a CDS encoding anhydro-N-acetylmuramic acid kinase has product MRVLGLISGTSHDGIDAAVVDFVTSAGFASEGVELSGTVLAATSVPYAPELRARLIAALPPAQTTLAEVAELDTLIGQAFAEVAADMAAQVGGVDAVCSHGQTVYHWVEGAHALGTLQIGQPAWIAERVGAPVVSDIRIRDITVGGHGAPLVSFLDELLLRARAGTSAALNLGGISNMTVVSDKGLYAYDVGPANALVDAMIVEHGLNDLGYDEDARVARTGTVDDALLTAMLADPYYALTPPKSTGKEHFHLAYVQSHLAAQGREIPVADVIRTLTELTVRTVARDVQAAGISFLAVSGGGCRNPLILDGLRAALPDTEVVLADELGAPADDKEAILLALIGWCTMHGVSAIVPGGTGAREPRILGTITPGAGPLVMPEIIAGLTSLSLQAASAS; this is encoded by the coding sequence ATGCGGGTACTGGGACTCATCTCGGGAACGTCTCACGACGGCATCGATGCGGCCGTCGTCGATTTCGTGACCAGCGCCGGCTTCGCATCCGAGGGCGTCGAGCTCAGCGGCACCGTCCTCGCGGCCACGAGCGTCCCCTACGCCCCGGAGCTGCGCGCGCGACTGATCGCCGCGCTCCCGCCCGCGCAGACGACGCTCGCGGAGGTCGCAGAGCTTGACACTCTGATCGGCCAGGCGTTCGCGGAGGTGGCAGCCGATATGGCCGCCCAGGTCGGCGGAGTGGACGCCGTCTGCTCGCACGGGCAGACCGTGTACCACTGGGTGGAGGGCGCACACGCGCTGGGAACCCTGCAGATCGGCCAGCCGGCGTGGATCGCCGAGCGCGTCGGTGCGCCGGTCGTCTCCGACATCCGCATCCGCGACATCACCGTCGGCGGACACGGCGCACCGCTGGTCTCATTCCTCGACGAGCTGCTGCTGCGTGCACGCGCCGGCACGTCGGCCGCACTGAACCTGGGCGGCATCTCCAACATGACGGTCGTGAGCGACAAGGGTCTGTACGCCTATGACGTGGGACCTGCGAACGCGCTCGTCGACGCCATGATCGTCGAGCACGGTCTGAACGACCTGGGCTATGACGAAGACGCTCGCGTTGCGCGCACGGGAACCGTCGACGACGCGCTGCTGACGGCCATGCTCGCCGACCCGTACTACGCACTGACCCCGCCGAAGAGCACGGGCAAGGAACATTTCCACCTGGCCTACGTGCAGTCGCATCTCGCCGCGCAGGGCCGGGAGATCCCGGTCGCCGACGTCATCCGCACGCTCACCGAGCTGACGGTGCGCACGGTCGCTCGTGACGTGCAGGCGGCGGGCATCAGCTTCCTCGCCGTGTCGGGGGGCGGATGCCGGAACCCGCTGATCCTCGACGGGCTGCGTGCCGCGCTTCCCGACACCGAGGTGGTGCTCGCCGACGAGCTCGGCGCTCCGGCGGATGACAAGGAAGCGATCCTTCTGGCGCTCATCGGCTGGTGCACGATGCACGGTGTTTCCGCGATCGTTCCCGGGGGAACCGGAGCGCGCGAGCCCCGCATCCTCGGCACGATCACCCCGGGCGCAGGCCCCCTCGTGATGCCCGAGATCATCGCCGGTCTCACCTCCCTCTCGCTGCAGGCGGCGTCGGCATCATGA
- a CDS encoding GNAT family N-acetyltransferase gives MTLEVRRATPDDLSGVLGVFLGCWRESYQGILPEHSITEMTDERAEALWCRVLADPVGVVLVAVREGEIVGITRYALGDDGEGAVHSLYVSPRAHGGGIGRQLLTAAVDAMAAAGSTYARLWVFASNAPSIGFYEKQGWVADGTTRTQDEFGALEQRMRRELT, from the coding sequence ATGACGCTCGAGGTGCGCCGAGCGACCCCGGACGATCTGTCCGGGGTGCTCGGCGTGTTCCTCGGATGCTGGCGGGAGAGCTATCAGGGAATCCTCCCGGAGCACTCGATCACCGAGATGACAGATGAGCGCGCGGAGGCGCTGTGGTGTCGTGTGCTCGCCGACCCTGTGGGGGTCGTGCTCGTCGCGGTCCGCGAGGGTGAGATCGTCGGCATCACCCGCTATGCGCTCGGCGACGACGGGGAGGGTGCCGTGCACTCGCTCTACGTGTCGCCGCGGGCCCACGGCGGCGGCATCGGGCGGCAGCTTCTGACCGCGGCGGTCGACGCGATGGCGGCCGCGGGGTCGACCTACGCACGGCTCTGGGTCTTCGCGTCCAACGCCCCCTCGATCGGCTTCTACGAGAAGCAGGGCTGGGTCGCAGACGGCACGACCCGCACACAGGACGAGTTCGGCGCGCTCGAGCAGCGGATGCGGCGGGAGCTGACATGA